Part of the Kitasatospora sp. NBC_01266 genome, TCTGCTGCCGCTCGTACTTCTCCCGGGCGAGCTGCCGCCGTCGCTGTTCGCTGCTGACCACCGGCCGTGTCTCCTCAATCGCAACTCTCGTGGACATGTGTCCGGCGGATCATCGCATCCACCGGCCGCCAAGTGTAGGGACCTCGTCTGTAAGTACGCGGTGAACCGGCCCGCCACCTCGGTATCGGGTTCGCTACGGCGGGCGTACCGCCGGTAGGCTGCACCCCAGACTTTCCGTGTTCAAGAGCGCTCGCCGACCAGCTGAGAAGGACTGCCGTGTTCATCGCCGGATTTCCCGCCGGAGCCTGGGGCACCAACTGCTACCTGATCGCCCCGGCAGCCGGTGAGGAGTGCGTGATCGTCGACCCGGGGATGGACGCCACCGAGGGGGTGGAGGCGATGATCCGCGAGCACCGGCTGAAGCCGGTCGCGGTGGTGCTCACCCACGGCCACATCGACCACGTGGCCTCGGTGATGCCGATCTGCGGCGCCAAGGGCGTGCCGGCCTGGATCCACCCGGACGACCGGTACATGCTGACCGACCCGGAGAAGGCGCTCGGCCGCTCGCTCGGCGCGCAGCTCCTGGGCGAGCTGACCATCGGCGAGCCGGACGACGTCCGGGAGCTGACCGACGGCTCGGTGCTGGAGCTGGCCGGCCTCAAGCTCACCGTCGACCACGCGCCCGGCCATACCAAGGGGTCGGTGACGTTCCGGACGCCCGCCACCGATGAGATCCCGCCGGTTCTCTTCTCGGGCGACCTGCTCTTCGCCGGCTCCATCGGGCGCACGGACCTGCCCGGCGGCGACCACAGCGCGATCATGCGCTCGCTGGCCCGGGTCTGCCTGCCCCTCGACGACGCCACCGTGGTGCTGTCCGGCCACGGCACCCAGACCACCATCGGCCGCGAGCGCGCCACCAACCCCTACCTCAAGCAAGCGGCGGGGGCAGCCCCGAGTGGCGACGACGCTCCCGCGGCCGTGCGACGAGGAATGTGACGGAAGACCAGTTGAGCACCTTCACCGCCCCCAAGGGCACCTACGACCTGCTGCCGCCCAGCTCCGCGACCTTCCTGGCGGTTCGTCAGGCGCTGTCCGCACCGCTGCGCCGGGCCGGCTACGGCTACATCGAGACGCCCGTCTTCGAGGACGTCAAGCTCTTCTCACGCGGTGTCGGTGAGTCCACCGACATCGTCACCAAGGAGATGTTCACCCTCACCAAGCGCGGCAAGGAGGACCTGGCGCTGCGCCCCGAGGGCACCGCCTCGGTGGTCCGCGCGGTGCTCGAGGGCAACCTGCACAAGCTCGGCAACCTGCCGGTCAAGGTCTGGTACTCGGGCTCGTTCTACCGCTACGAGCGCCCGC contains:
- a CDS encoding MBL fold metallo-hydrolase, translated to MFIAGFPAGAWGTNCYLIAPAAGEECVIVDPGMDATEGVEAMIREHRLKPVAVVLTHGHIDHVASVMPICGAKGVPAWIHPDDRYMLTDPEKALGRSLGAQLLGELTIGEPDDVRELTDGSVLELAGLKLTVDHAPGHTKGSVTFRTPATDEIPPVLFSGDLLFAGSIGRTDLPGGDHSAIMRSLARVCLPLDDATVVLSGHGTQTTIGRERATNPYLKQAAGAAPSGDDAPAAVRRGM